In Zonotrichia leucophrys gambelii isolate GWCS_2022_RI chromosome 12, RI_Zleu_2.0, whole genome shotgun sequence, a single genomic region encodes these proteins:
- the USP19 gene encoding ubiquitin carboxyl-terminal hydrolase 19 isoform X2, which translates to MSSSTNAPGQRRASRGLDDATNKKKQKDRANQESKEELLMDWKQNADEIIIKLNLGTGALKAEDVRADFTDTDCVVKLPDGRQWSCQFYEEIESSCSKIQCKKGNFLQLVLQKKIPLHNWSSLLKKRKDGSKEVAKGAACWENGKEKAASAELTPEEPKAEGTEPPRSRREPSNPKRAPGRSEVLGGKSPASPGTQSGPSAKRAVYLKVAPTEEEPNARVSGGTEPSKGHGTRAGSRRNGRASQADAPAALADLALPLEKAVVLAKESVPVEMPPLAATTEVLPHRVATCVEKRVLQPGSPTEALRSRDCLPVLGESSKAVPVATPPMGRDGEKRDWSKDDVALEAAADEPEPFVSLTFVKNDSYEKGNDLVVVHVYVKEIHKETSKVLFREQDFTLVFQTSDTNFLRLHPGCGPHTVFRWQVKLRNLIEPDQCTYNFTVSRIDVCLKKRQSQRWGGLEAPATRVGGAKVAMPTGPTPLDKNPPGSNQHPLSSKEEARTSDKEKPRVEDGALDGVAARTAPEHLAVKQEPHIPSPKPTCMVPPMTHSPVSAESVEDDEDEDEKKKVCLPGFTGLVNLGNTCFMNSVIQSLSNTRELRDYFHDRSFESEINYNNPLGTGGRLAIGFAMLLRALWKGTHHAFQPSKLKAIVASKASQFTGYAQHDAQEFMAFLLDGLHEDLNRIQNKPYTETVDSDGRPDEVVAEEAWQRHKMRNDSFIVDLFQGQYKSKLVCPMCSKVSITFDPFLYLPVPLPQKQKVLTVYYFAKEPHKKPIKFLVSISKENSSAMEVLDSVAHSVRVKPENLRLAEVIKNHFHRMFLPSNSLDTVSPTDLLLCFEVLSPELAKERVVELQVQQRPQVPSGPVAKCAACQKKQLPEDEKLKRCTRCYRVGYCNVACQKTHWPDHKASCRPENIGFPFLISVPESRLTYARLAQLLEGYARYSVSVFQPPFQLGRMSPEQGLQPLHSDKLEPLAKSSCAAATSAPELGDGDRVSSLPQEPPLSPAVPELQPEMGDTTTVRSKVLTARSSLLSLDSGFSEHMESQGDSCCEKEPSYERALKPEAAIPGYQHTPDSLSARATQFYITKIDAANREHKLEDKGDIPLDLTDDCSLALVWKNNERLKEFVLVESKELECVEDPGSASEAARAGHFTLEQCLNLFTKPEVLAPEEAWYCPKCKQHREASKQLMLWRLPNVLIIQLKRFSFRSFIWRDKINDMVDFPVRSLDLSKFCIGRKGEQQLPMYDLYAVINHYGGMIGGHYTAYARLPNDKNSQRSDVGWRLFDDSTVTTVDESQVVTRYAYVLFYRRRNSPVERPLPGHPSDHRAERTPSAEAAASQASLIWQELEAEEQELQLEAPQRPARNSWRPCGQKRSPGTPQHPDEGCVRYFVLATTAAIVALFLNVFYPLIYQPRWR; encoded by the exons ATGTCCAGCAGCACAAATGCCCCTGGCCAGAGGAGAGCGTCTCGGGGCTTGGATGATGCCACCAACAAGAAGAAGCAAAAGGATCGAGCCAATCAGGAAAGCAAGGAAG AGCTGCTGATGGACTGGAAGCAGAATGCCGATGAGATCATTATCAAGTTGAATTTGGGCACTGGAGCTCTGAAGGCAGAGGATGTACGTGCTGATTTCACTGACACGGACTGTGTGGTCAAACTACCAG ACGGGCGCCAGTGGAGCTGTCAGTTCTATGAGGAGATtgagagctcctgcagcaagATCCAGTGCAAGAAGGGCAACTTTCTCCAGCTTGTGCTGCAGAAGAAGATCCCACTCCATAACTGGTCTTCACTTCTG aaaaaaaggaaagacgGATCCAAAGAAGTGGCCAAAGGGGCTGCGTGCTGGGAGAACGGGAAGGAGAAGgctgcttctgcagagctgaccCCTGAAGAGCCGAAGGCTGAGGGCACAGAGCCACCGAGATCCCGGCGGGAGCCCTCCAACCCCAAGCGTGCTCCAGGAAGGAGCGAGGTCCTGGGAGGGaagagcccagccagcccagggacacagagtggccccagtgccaagcgGGCAGTGTACCTCAAAGTGGCTCCCACGGAAGAGGAGCCGAATGCCCGGGTCAGcgggggcacagagcccagcaaggGGCATGGCACGAGGGCCGGCAGCCGCCGCAACGgcagagccagccaggctgATGCACCCGCGGCCCTGGCAGACCTCGCGCTGCCACTCGAGAAG GCTGTGGTTTTGGCCAAAGAGAGTGTTCCCGTGGAGATGCCACCTCTTGCAGCTACCACAGAGGTGCTCCCCCATCGTGTTGCCACCTGTGTTGAGAAGAgagtcctgcagccaggcagccctACTGAGGCCTTGCGGAGCCGGGACTGCCTGCCCGTCCTGGGAGAGAGCTCTAAGGCCGTCCCAGTGGCCAcccctcccatgggcagggatggtgaGAAGAGGGACTGGTCCAAGGACGATGTggctctggaagcagcagctgatg AGCCAGAGCCTTTTGTAAGCCTGACCTTTGTCAAGAATGACTCATATGAGAAGGGCAATGATCTGGTGGTGGTGCATGTCTATGTGAAGGAGATCCACAAGGAGACATCCAAGGTGTTGTTCCGGGAACAAGACTTCACACTAGTGTTCCAGACGAG TGATACGAACTTCCTTCGTCTCCATCCTGGCTGTGGGCCCCACACGGTGTTCCGGTGGCAGGTGAAGCTCAG GAACCTTATTGAGCCGGACCAGTGCACATACAACTTCACGGTGTCTCGCATCGACGTCTGCCTGAAGAAACGCCAGAGCCAGCGCTGGGGGGGGCTGGAGGCTCCAGCCACACGAG TGGGTGGTGCAAAGGTTGCCATGCCTACAGGCCCTACCCCTCTGGATAAGAACCCTCCGGGCAGTAACCAGCACCCCCTCTCCAGCAAGGAAGAGGCCCGAACCAGCGACAAAGAGAAGCCACGTGTGGAAGATGGGGCTCTGGATGGTGTGGCAGCCCGTACGGCCCCAGAGCACTTGGCAGTGAAGCAAGAGCCACACATTCCTTCG CCCAAACCAACATGTATGGTGCCACCAATGACACACAGCCCAGTGAGTGCCGAGAGCgtggaggatgatgaggatgaggatgagaaGAAGAAGGTCTGCCTGCCTGGCTTCACAGGTCTGGTGAACCTGGGCAACACCTGCTTCATGAACAGCGTCATCCAGTCCCTGTCCAACACCCGGGAGCTGCGTGACTACTTCCATG ATCGGTCCTTTGAGTCAGAAATCAACTATAACAACCCACTGGGGACGGGTGGACGCCTGGCCATCGGCTTTGCCATGCTGCTCAGAGCGCTGTGGAAGGGCACACACCATGCCTTCCAGCCCTCTAAACTGAAG GCAATTGTGGCCAGCAAGGCCAGCCAGTTCACTGGCTATGCCCAGCATGATGCTCAGGAGTTCATGGCCTTCCTGCTCGATGGCCTGCACGAGGACCTCAACCGCATCCAGAACAAGCCCTACACAGAGACTGTTGACTCGGATGGGAGGCCTGATGAG GTGGTAGCTGAGGAGGCTTGGCAACGACACAAGATGAGGAATGACTCGTTCATAGTAGACCTCTTCCAGGGCCAGTACAAATCCAAGCTCGTCTGCCCAATGTGCTCCAAG GTGTCTATTACCTTTGACCCCTTCCTGTATCTCCCCGTGCCCCTCCCACAGAAGCAAAAGGTGCTGACTGTCTACTACTTTGCAAAGGAGCCACACAAGAAACCCATCAAG TTCCTCGTGAGTATCAGCAAGGAGAACTCCAGTGCCATGGAGGTGCTTGACTCAGTTGCCCACAGTGTGCGTGTGAAACCAGAGAACCTGCGCCTGGCAGAG GTGATCAAGAATCACTTCCACCGCATGTTCCTGCCCTCTAACTCACTAGACACAGTCTCGCCAACggacctgctgctgtgctttgaggtgctgtccccagagctggccaAGGAGCGTGTGGTGGAGCTGCAGGTCCAGCAG CGTCCACAGGTGCCCAGTGGCCCTGTTGCCAAGTGTGCAGCCTGCCAGAAGAAGCAGCTGCCAGAGGATGAGAAGCTCAAGCGCTGCACGAGGTGCTATCGAGTTGGTTACTGCAACGT GGCATGTCAGAAAACACACTGGCCAGACCACAAGGCTTCGTGCCGTCCTGAGAACATCGGTTTTCCCTTCCTCATCAGCGTGCCCGAGTCCCGCCTCACCTACGCCCgcctggcccagctgctggagggctATGCCAG GTACTCAGTCAGCGTGTTCCAGCCTCCGTTCCAGTTGGGCCGGATGTcaccagagcaggggctgcagccgcTGCACTCGGACAAGCTGGAGCCcctggccaagagcagctgtgcagcagccacCTCTGCCCCCGAGctgggagatggggacagggtttCCAGCCTCCCTCAGGAGCCCCCGctctccccagctgtgcctgagctgcagccagagatggggGATACTACCACTGTCCGGAGCAAGGTCCTGACAGCCAGGAGTTCCCTCCTGAGCTTGGATTCAGGGTTCTCTGAGCACATGGAGTCACAGGGTGACAGCTGTTGTGAGAAGGAGCCATCCTATGAGAGAGCCCTCAAGCCAGAAG CTGCCATCCCTGGGTACCAACACACTCCAGACTCACTGAGTGCCCGCGCCACGCAGTTCTACATCACTAAGATCGACGCTGCCAACCGAGAGCACAAGCTGGAAGATAAAG GTGACATCCCCCTGGATCTGACAGACGACTGCTCCCTTGCCCTGGTGTGGAAGAACAATGAGCGCCTCAAGGAATTCGTGTTGGTAGAATCCAAGGAGTTGGAGTGTGTGGAGGATCCAGGCTCAGCCAGCGAAGCAGCCCGGGCTGGCCACTTCACCCTGGAGCAGTGCCTCAATCTCTTCACGAAGCCTGAAGTCCTGGCCCCAGAGGAAGCGTG GTACTGCCCCAAGTGCAAGCAGCACCGCGAGGCTTCCAAGCAGCTGATGCTGTGGCGGCTGCCCAATGTCCTCATCATCCAGCTCAAGCGCTTCTCCTTCCGCAGCTTTATTTGGAGGGACAAGATCAATGACATGGTGGACTTTCCTGTCCG GAGTCTGGACCTGAGCAAGTTCTGCATTGGTCGGaagggtgagcagcagctgcctaTGTATGACCTGTATGCTGTGATCAACCACTATGGAGGCATGATTGGAGGGCACTACACAGCGTACGCCCGCCTGCCCAACGACAAGAACAGCCAGCGCAGCGACGTGG gCTGGCGGCTCTTTGACGACAGCACAGTCACCACGGTGGATGAGAGCCAGGTGGTGACCAGATACGCCTATGTCCTCTTCTACCGCCGGAGGAACTCTCCTGTGGAGAGACCCCTGCCAGGACATCCCTCAGACCACCGCGCCGAGCGCACCCcctctgctgaagctgctgccagccag GCTTCTCTGATCTGGCAGGAACTGGAGGCTGAAGAACAAGAGCTGCAGCTTGAGGCACCCCAAAGGCCTGCAAGAAACTCTTGGAGGCCCTGTGGCCAGAAGCGAAGTCCGGGCACCCCCCAGCACCCAGATGAAGGCTGCGTCAGATACTTTGTCCTGGCCACCACGGCTGCAATTGTGGCTCTCTTCCTGAACGTCTTCTACCCACTCATTTACCAGCCCCGCTGGAGATAG
- the USP19 gene encoding ubiquitin carboxyl-terminal hydrolase 19 isoform X1: protein MSSSTNAPGQRRASRGLDDATNKKKQKDRANQESKEELLMDWKQNADEIIIKLNLGTGALKAEDVRADFTDTDCVVKLPDGRQWSCQFYEEIESSCSKIQCKKGNFLQLVLQKKIPLHNWSSLLKKRKDGSKEVAKGAACWENGKEKAASAELTPEEPKAEGTEPPRSRREPSNPKRAPGRSEVLGGKSPASPGTQSGPSAKRAVYLKVAPTEEEPNARVSGGTEPSKGHGTRAGSRRNGRASQADAPAALADLALPLEKAVVLAKESVPVEMPPLAATTEVLPHRVATCVEKRVLQPGSPTEALRSRDCLPVLGESSKAVPVATPPMGRDGEKRDWSKDDVALEAAADEPEPFVSLTFVKNDSYEKGNDLVVVHVYVKEIHKETSKVLFREQDFTLVFQTSDTNFLRLHPGCGPHTVFRWQVKLRNLIEPDQCTYNFTVSRIDVCLKKRQSQRWGGLEAPATRGAVGGAKVAMPTGPTPLDKNPPGSNQHPLSSKEEARTSDKEKPRVEDGALDGVAARTAPEHLAVKQEPHIPSPKPTCMVPPMTHSPVSAESVEDDEDEDEKKKVCLPGFTGLVNLGNTCFMNSVIQSLSNTRELRDYFHDRSFESEINYNNPLGTGGRLAIGFAMLLRALWKGTHHAFQPSKLKAIVASKASQFTGYAQHDAQEFMAFLLDGLHEDLNRIQNKPYTETVDSDGRPDEVVAEEAWQRHKMRNDSFIVDLFQGQYKSKLVCPMCSKVSITFDPFLYLPVPLPQKQKVLTVYYFAKEPHKKPIKFLVSISKENSSAMEVLDSVAHSVRVKPENLRLAEVIKNHFHRMFLPSNSLDTVSPTDLLLCFEVLSPELAKERVVELQVQQRPQVPSGPVAKCAACQKKQLPEDEKLKRCTRCYRVGYCNVACQKTHWPDHKASCRPENIGFPFLISVPESRLTYARLAQLLEGYARYSVSVFQPPFQLGRMSPEQGLQPLHSDKLEPLAKSSCAAATSAPELGDGDRVSSLPQEPPLSPAVPELQPEMGDTTTVRSKVLTARSSLLSLDSGFSEHMESQGDSCCEKEPSYERALKPEAAIPGYQHTPDSLSARATQFYITKIDAANREHKLEDKGDIPLDLTDDCSLALVWKNNERLKEFVLVESKELECVEDPGSASEAARAGHFTLEQCLNLFTKPEVLAPEEAWYCPKCKQHREASKQLMLWRLPNVLIIQLKRFSFRSFIWRDKINDMVDFPVRSLDLSKFCIGRKGEQQLPMYDLYAVINHYGGMIGGHYTAYARLPNDKNSQRSDVGWRLFDDSTVTTVDESQVVTRYAYVLFYRRRNSPVERPLPGHPSDHRAERTPSAEAAASQASLIWQELEAEEQELQLEAPQRPARNSWRPCGQKRSPGTPQHPDEGCVRYFVLATTAAIVALFLNVFYPLIYQPRWR from the exons ATGTCCAGCAGCACAAATGCCCCTGGCCAGAGGAGAGCGTCTCGGGGCTTGGATGATGCCACCAACAAGAAGAAGCAAAAGGATCGAGCCAATCAGGAAAGCAAGGAAG AGCTGCTGATGGACTGGAAGCAGAATGCCGATGAGATCATTATCAAGTTGAATTTGGGCACTGGAGCTCTGAAGGCAGAGGATGTACGTGCTGATTTCACTGACACGGACTGTGTGGTCAAACTACCAG ACGGGCGCCAGTGGAGCTGTCAGTTCTATGAGGAGATtgagagctcctgcagcaagATCCAGTGCAAGAAGGGCAACTTTCTCCAGCTTGTGCTGCAGAAGAAGATCCCACTCCATAACTGGTCTTCACTTCTG aaaaaaaggaaagacgGATCCAAAGAAGTGGCCAAAGGGGCTGCGTGCTGGGAGAACGGGAAGGAGAAGgctgcttctgcagagctgaccCCTGAAGAGCCGAAGGCTGAGGGCACAGAGCCACCGAGATCCCGGCGGGAGCCCTCCAACCCCAAGCGTGCTCCAGGAAGGAGCGAGGTCCTGGGAGGGaagagcccagccagcccagggacacagagtggccccagtgccaagcgGGCAGTGTACCTCAAAGTGGCTCCCACGGAAGAGGAGCCGAATGCCCGGGTCAGcgggggcacagagcccagcaaggGGCATGGCACGAGGGCCGGCAGCCGCCGCAACGgcagagccagccaggctgATGCACCCGCGGCCCTGGCAGACCTCGCGCTGCCACTCGAGAAG GCTGTGGTTTTGGCCAAAGAGAGTGTTCCCGTGGAGATGCCACCTCTTGCAGCTACCACAGAGGTGCTCCCCCATCGTGTTGCCACCTGTGTTGAGAAGAgagtcctgcagccaggcagccctACTGAGGCCTTGCGGAGCCGGGACTGCCTGCCCGTCCTGGGAGAGAGCTCTAAGGCCGTCCCAGTGGCCAcccctcccatgggcagggatggtgaGAAGAGGGACTGGTCCAAGGACGATGTggctctggaagcagcagctgatg AGCCAGAGCCTTTTGTAAGCCTGACCTTTGTCAAGAATGACTCATATGAGAAGGGCAATGATCTGGTGGTGGTGCATGTCTATGTGAAGGAGATCCACAAGGAGACATCCAAGGTGTTGTTCCGGGAACAAGACTTCACACTAGTGTTCCAGACGAG TGATACGAACTTCCTTCGTCTCCATCCTGGCTGTGGGCCCCACACGGTGTTCCGGTGGCAGGTGAAGCTCAG GAACCTTATTGAGCCGGACCAGTGCACATACAACTTCACGGTGTCTCGCATCGACGTCTGCCTGAAGAAACGCCAGAGCCAGCGCTGGGGGGGGCTGGAGGCTCCAGCCACACGAG GTGCAGTGGGTGGTGCAAAGGTTGCCATGCCTACAGGCCCTACCCCTCTGGATAAGAACCCTCCGGGCAGTAACCAGCACCCCCTCTCCAGCAAGGAAGAGGCCCGAACCAGCGACAAAGAGAAGCCACGTGTGGAAGATGGGGCTCTGGATGGTGTGGCAGCCCGTACGGCCCCAGAGCACTTGGCAGTGAAGCAAGAGCCACACATTCCTTCG CCCAAACCAACATGTATGGTGCCACCAATGACACACAGCCCAGTGAGTGCCGAGAGCgtggaggatgatgaggatgaggatgagaaGAAGAAGGTCTGCCTGCCTGGCTTCACAGGTCTGGTGAACCTGGGCAACACCTGCTTCATGAACAGCGTCATCCAGTCCCTGTCCAACACCCGGGAGCTGCGTGACTACTTCCATG ATCGGTCCTTTGAGTCAGAAATCAACTATAACAACCCACTGGGGACGGGTGGACGCCTGGCCATCGGCTTTGCCATGCTGCTCAGAGCGCTGTGGAAGGGCACACACCATGCCTTCCAGCCCTCTAAACTGAAG GCAATTGTGGCCAGCAAGGCCAGCCAGTTCACTGGCTATGCCCAGCATGATGCTCAGGAGTTCATGGCCTTCCTGCTCGATGGCCTGCACGAGGACCTCAACCGCATCCAGAACAAGCCCTACACAGAGACTGTTGACTCGGATGGGAGGCCTGATGAG GTGGTAGCTGAGGAGGCTTGGCAACGACACAAGATGAGGAATGACTCGTTCATAGTAGACCTCTTCCAGGGCCAGTACAAATCCAAGCTCGTCTGCCCAATGTGCTCCAAG GTGTCTATTACCTTTGACCCCTTCCTGTATCTCCCCGTGCCCCTCCCACAGAAGCAAAAGGTGCTGACTGTCTACTACTTTGCAAAGGAGCCACACAAGAAACCCATCAAG TTCCTCGTGAGTATCAGCAAGGAGAACTCCAGTGCCATGGAGGTGCTTGACTCAGTTGCCCACAGTGTGCGTGTGAAACCAGAGAACCTGCGCCTGGCAGAG GTGATCAAGAATCACTTCCACCGCATGTTCCTGCCCTCTAACTCACTAGACACAGTCTCGCCAACggacctgctgctgtgctttgaggtgctgtccccagagctggccaAGGAGCGTGTGGTGGAGCTGCAGGTCCAGCAG CGTCCACAGGTGCCCAGTGGCCCTGTTGCCAAGTGTGCAGCCTGCCAGAAGAAGCAGCTGCCAGAGGATGAGAAGCTCAAGCGCTGCACGAGGTGCTATCGAGTTGGTTACTGCAACGT GGCATGTCAGAAAACACACTGGCCAGACCACAAGGCTTCGTGCCGTCCTGAGAACATCGGTTTTCCCTTCCTCATCAGCGTGCCCGAGTCCCGCCTCACCTACGCCCgcctggcccagctgctggagggctATGCCAG GTACTCAGTCAGCGTGTTCCAGCCTCCGTTCCAGTTGGGCCGGATGTcaccagagcaggggctgcagccgcTGCACTCGGACAAGCTGGAGCCcctggccaagagcagctgtgcagcagccacCTCTGCCCCCGAGctgggagatggggacagggtttCCAGCCTCCCTCAGGAGCCCCCGctctccccagctgtgcctgagctgcagccagagatggggGATACTACCACTGTCCGGAGCAAGGTCCTGACAGCCAGGAGTTCCCTCCTGAGCTTGGATTCAGGGTTCTCTGAGCACATGGAGTCACAGGGTGACAGCTGTTGTGAGAAGGAGCCATCCTATGAGAGAGCCCTCAAGCCAGAAG CTGCCATCCCTGGGTACCAACACACTCCAGACTCACTGAGTGCCCGCGCCACGCAGTTCTACATCACTAAGATCGACGCTGCCAACCGAGAGCACAAGCTGGAAGATAAAG GTGACATCCCCCTGGATCTGACAGACGACTGCTCCCTTGCCCTGGTGTGGAAGAACAATGAGCGCCTCAAGGAATTCGTGTTGGTAGAATCCAAGGAGTTGGAGTGTGTGGAGGATCCAGGCTCAGCCAGCGAAGCAGCCCGGGCTGGCCACTTCACCCTGGAGCAGTGCCTCAATCTCTTCACGAAGCCTGAAGTCCTGGCCCCAGAGGAAGCGTG GTACTGCCCCAAGTGCAAGCAGCACCGCGAGGCTTCCAAGCAGCTGATGCTGTGGCGGCTGCCCAATGTCCTCATCATCCAGCTCAAGCGCTTCTCCTTCCGCAGCTTTATTTGGAGGGACAAGATCAATGACATGGTGGACTTTCCTGTCCG GAGTCTGGACCTGAGCAAGTTCTGCATTGGTCGGaagggtgagcagcagctgcctaTGTATGACCTGTATGCTGTGATCAACCACTATGGAGGCATGATTGGAGGGCACTACACAGCGTACGCCCGCCTGCCCAACGACAAGAACAGCCAGCGCAGCGACGTGG gCTGGCGGCTCTTTGACGACAGCACAGTCACCACGGTGGATGAGAGCCAGGTGGTGACCAGATACGCCTATGTCCTCTTCTACCGCCGGAGGAACTCTCCTGTGGAGAGACCCCTGCCAGGACATCCCTCAGACCACCGCGCCGAGCGCACCCcctctgctgaagctgctgccagccag GCTTCTCTGATCTGGCAGGAACTGGAGGCTGAAGAACAAGAGCTGCAGCTTGAGGCACCCCAAAGGCCTGCAAGAAACTCTTGGAGGCCCTGTGGCCAGAAGCGAAGTCCGGGCACCCCCCAGCACCCAGATGAAGGCTGCGTCAGATACTTTGTCCTGGCCACCACGGCTGCAATTGTGGCTCTCTTCCTGAACGTCTTCTACCCACTCATTTACCAGCCCCGCTGGAGATAG